Proteins encoded within one genomic window of Bradyrhizobium sp. 186:
- a CDS encoding glycosyltransferase family 4 protein: MANFPGDLEVIVPNLHRRYSGVTATNRMVAPRLAKLFRAAWFGSDAPEEIARLSVADFLKLWRRRAPLIWHARRNNEMIASVLLRALGWPLKLVFTSAAQRHHSWITRWLIRRMDAIIATSDISASFLKVKATVIPHGVDTDVYAPPLDRAAAFAECGLPGRYAIGCFGRVRAQKGTDVFVDAMCRLLPRYPDFTAVIVGQVTPEQLPFANDLKKRIEAAGLQSRIVITDELPIEEVQRWYRRLTIYAFTSRNEGFGLTLIEAMAAGSALVASRAGAAELVVEDGVTGVLIPNGDVEALVAALEPLMRDVDAATAMGERGRERVLAKFSLDAEAARIGDVYRPLL, from the coding sequence GTGGCGAATTTCCCCGGCGATCTCGAAGTGATCGTGCCAAATCTGCACAGGCGCTATTCCGGGGTCACCGCGACCAACCGGATGGTGGCGCCGCGGCTGGCAAAACTGTTTCGCGCCGCATGGTTCGGCTCCGACGCGCCGGAGGAGATTGCACGGCTCAGTGTTGCCGATTTCCTGAAATTGTGGCGGCGCCGCGCGCCGCTGATCTGGCATGCGCGGCGCAACAACGAGATGATCGCGAGCGTCCTGCTGCGCGCGCTGGGCTGGCCGCTCAAGCTCGTCTTCACCTCGGCGGCGCAGCGGCACCATAGCTGGATCACGCGCTGGCTGATCCGGCGCATGGACGCGATCATCGCGACATCAGATATCTCGGCCTCGTTCCTGAAAGTGAAGGCGACGGTGATCCCGCATGGCGTCGACACCGACGTCTATGCGCCGCCGCTCGATCGCGCCGCGGCCTTCGCCGAATGCGGTTTGCCCGGCCGCTATGCGATCGGCTGCTTCGGACGCGTGCGTGCGCAGAAAGGCACGGATGTGTTCGTCGACGCGATGTGCCGGTTATTGCCGCGCTATCCGGATTTCACTGCCGTTATCGTCGGCCAGGTCACGCCCGAGCAGCTTCCCTTCGCGAACGACCTGAAAAAGCGGATCGAAGCTGCCGGCCTGCAATCGCGCATCGTCATCACCGACGAACTGCCGATTGAGGAGGTGCAGCGGTGGTACCGGCGGCTGACGATCTATGCTTTCACCTCGCGCAACGAAGGTTTTGGTTTGACGCTGATCGAGGCGATGGCGGCCGGCAGCGCGCTCGTCGCCTCACGCGCGGGCGCGGCCGAGCTTGTCGTCGAGGACGGCGTGACTGGTGTGCTGATTCCGAATGGCGATGTGGAGGCGCTGGTCGCCGCGCTCGAGCCGCTGATGCGGGATGTGGACGCCGCCACCGCGATGGGTGAGCGCGGGCGCGAGCGCGTGTTGGCAAAATTCAGCCTCGATGCGGAGGCCGCCAGGATCGGAGACGTCTATCGTCCGCTGCTTTGA
- the rfaE1 gene encoding D-glycero-beta-D-manno-heptose-7-phosphate kinase has protein sequence MPTPILDFDALAQAISGRTVLCIGDIMLDEFVYGEVSRISPEAPAPVIAAQRSEIHIGGAGNVARNVASLGARCIFVGLVGQDDAGKRLAVALSEQAGIESVLVCDPSRPTTRKVRFVSEHFSTHMLRADWEQASPASDEIETRLIEAILPQISRADIVLISDYAKGVLTARVIRHTIDAARKLGKPVIVDPKSLNWAIYRGATLLTPNRKEFAEATRSRADTAQSIVDASEDVMRLAHCEAILVTQGEQGMTLVPRNGDPVHVPAFPVKVRDVSGAGDTVAAALAVSLAAGADWDTALRIANAAAAVAVGKQGTASVSAGELRQKILPHAYLAAEEKIVLDPSALDAQLAEWRRQGQRVGFTNGCFDILHPGHVKVLTAARAACDRLIVGLNSDASVRRLKGAERPVQDERARAEVLAALEAVDLVVIFEEDTPIDLITRIKPNALVKGGDYTREQVVGYEVVEAAGGMVVLVDILQGFSTTALVHRARGGGK, from the coding sequence ATGCCGACGCCCATTCTCGATTTCGATGCCCTCGCGCAAGCCATCAGCGGCCGCACGGTGCTGTGCATCGGCGACATCATGCTGGACGAGTTCGTCTATGGCGAGGTGTCGCGGATCTCGCCGGAAGCGCCGGCGCCGGTGATTGCCGCCCAGCGCAGCGAGATCCATATCGGCGGCGCCGGCAACGTCGCGCGCAATGTCGCGTCCCTCGGCGCGCGCTGCATCTTCGTCGGCCTCGTCGGCCAGGACGATGCCGGCAAGCGGCTCGCGGTCGCACTTTCAGAGCAGGCCGGCATCGAAAGCGTGCTGGTGTGCGATCCGTCGCGGCCGACCACGCGAAAAGTCCGCTTCGTCTCGGAACATTTCTCCACCCATATGCTGCGCGCGGATTGGGAGCAGGCGTCGCCGGCTTCCGACGAGATCGAGACCAGGCTGATCGAGGCGATCCTGCCGCAGATCTCCCGCGCCGACATCGTGCTGATCTCCGACTACGCCAAGGGCGTCCTGACCGCCCGCGTGATCCGCCACACCATCGATGCCGCGCGAAAACTCGGCAAGCCCGTGATCGTCGATCCCAAGAGCCTCAACTGGGCGATCTATCGCGGCGCCACCTTGCTCACGCCCAACCGCAAGGAATTCGCGGAAGCCACCCGCAGCCGCGCCGACACGGCGCAAAGCATTGTCGATGCCTCCGAGGATGTGATGCGGCTCGCCCATTGCGAGGCGATCCTGGTCACGCAAGGCGAGCAGGGCATGACGCTGGTGCCGCGCAATGGCGATCCCGTTCATGTTCCAGCTTTCCCCGTGAAAGTGCGCGACGTCTCCGGCGCCGGCGACACCGTCGCCGCGGCGCTCGCGGTGTCGCTCGCGGCTGGCGCGGACTGGGATACCGCTTTGCGCATCGCCAATGCGGCAGCCGCTGTCGCCGTCGGCAAGCAGGGCACGGCCAGCGTGAGCGCGGGCGAGCTGCGGCAAAAAATCTTGCCGCATGCCTATCTCGCTGCCGAAGAAAAAATCGTGCTCGATCCGAGCGCACTCGATGCCCAGCTCGCCGAATGGCGCCGGCAAGGACAGCGCGTGGGCTTCACCAATGGCTGTTTCGATATCCTGCATCCCGGTCACGTCAAGGTGCTGACCGCAGCGCGCGCCGCCTGCGATCGCCTGATCGTGGGTCTCAACAGCGACGCCTCGGTGCGGCGACTGAAGGGCGCGGAGCGTCCGGTCCAGGACGAGCGCGCGCGCGCCGAAGTGCTGGCTGCGCTCGAAGCCGTCGATCTCGTCGTCATTTTCGAAGAGGACACGCCGATCGACCTGATCACCCGCATCAAGCCGAACGCGCTGGTGAAGGGCGGCGACTACACCCGCGAGCAGGTGGTCGGCTACGAAGTCGTCGAGGCCGCCGGCGGAATGGTCGTGCTGGTCGACATCCTGCAAGGCTTCAGCACAACGGCGCTGGTCCATCGTGCACGGGGAGGGGGCAAGTGA
- a CDS encoding O-antigen ligase family protein: protein MTALARETTGVMLWRRLRSPAAWRETVDLFAILTVASLPWSTSLAAIFNAALLLCMVPFLDVKAFLQSLKRPICAAPIALVLLALLGTLWSDAPWGARLYAVNPTVKLLVLPVLLYHFERSSRGHWVFVAFLVSCALLSVMSWLVAFYPNLSIKPDNVERGIFVKNYIDQSQEFTLCAVALAYPIVMLLREKRYWLAGLLTALALSFFVNMAYVVVSRTALVTVPIMLGVFALLHLKWRSIAIISAALLVGAALAWQASPQLRKTVDTFSSDYRLYTQENVPTSIGERLEYWQKSIQFFRQAPLAGNGTGSMFGLFDKVSRSAEWVHGVRVFPNPHNQTLAVAVQWGIIGVVVLYAMWILHLLLFRGDGLANWVGLLVVVQNVFTSLFNSHLFDFHEGWMYVIGVGVAGGMVLGAGRAEPKVGEAGS, encoded by the coding sequence GTGACGGCGCTTGCCCGCGAAACCACCGGCGTGATGCTGTGGCGGCGCCTGCGCAGCCCGGCGGCCTGGCGCGAGACGGTCGATCTGTTCGCGATCCTGACCGTGGCCTCGCTGCCATGGTCGACGTCGCTCGCGGCGATCTTCAACGCCGCGCTGTTACTCTGCATGGTGCCGTTTCTCGACGTCAAGGCATTCCTGCAATCGCTGAAGCGTCCGATCTGCGCGGCGCCGATCGCGCTGGTCCTGCTCGCGCTGTTGGGGACGCTGTGGTCCGATGCGCCCTGGGGCGCGCGGCTCTATGCGGTCAATCCGACGGTGAAGCTGCTGGTGCTTCCGGTTCTGCTCTACCATTTCGAACGATCCTCGCGCGGGCATTGGGTGTTCGTCGCCTTTCTCGTCTCCTGCGCGCTGTTGTCGGTGATGTCCTGGCTTGTGGCGTTCTACCCGAACCTCTCGATCAAGCCGGACAACGTCGAGCGCGGCATCTTCGTCAAGAACTACATCGACCAAAGCCAGGAATTCACGTTGTGCGCGGTCGCGCTCGCCTATCCGATCGTGATGCTGCTGCGGGAGAAGCGGTACTGGCTCGCCGGGTTGCTGACGGCGCTGGCGCTGAGCTTCTTCGTCAACATGGCCTACGTGGTGGTGTCGCGCACCGCGCTCGTCACCGTTCCGATCATGCTCGGCGTGTTCGCGCTGCTGCACCTGAAGTGGCGCAGCATCGCAATCATCTCCGCTGCCCTGCTCGTCGGCGCCGCTCTCGCCTGGCAGGCCTCGCCGCAATTGCGCAAGACCGTAGACACCTTTTCCAGCGACTATCGGCTCTACACGCAGGAGAACGTTCCGACGTCGATCGGCGAGCGCCTCGAATATTGGCAGAAATCAATTCAGTTTTTCCGGCAGGCTCCACTCGCGGGGAATGGGACGGGCTCCATGTTCGGTCTGTTCGACAAGGTCTCCAGGAGCGCCGAATGGGTCCATGGCGTCAGGGTCTTTCCGAATCCTCACAACCAGACCCTGGCCGTAGCCGTGCAATGGGGCATCATCGGCGTCGTCGTTCTCTACGCGATGTGGATCCTGCATCTCCTGTTGTTCCGCGGCGACGGACTTGCCAACTGGGTCGGCCTCCTGGTCGTGGTGCAGAACGTTTTCACCTCGCTGTTCAACTCCCACCTGTTCGATTTCCACGAGGGCTGGATGTACGTCATCGGCGTCGGCGTTGCCGGCGGCATGGTCCTCGGCGCGGGCCGCGCGGAGCCGAAGGTCGGGGAAGCCGGTTCCTGA
- the waaF gene encoding lipopolysaccharide heptosyltransferase II, translating to MNKDSQFSGNDDRSDTRPILIVPYMWIGDFVRNHTVVRVLNERWPNRPVDLLTTSLCAPLVDYMPGVRQGIVWDLPRRRLAVGRQLGLAKLLHERNYGTALVLPRTWKAAIAPALAGIPERVGFVGEFRFGLLNRWRWGEKRLPRFIDKNAALARPDDAPLPPEWPVPQLRVPAEDIVRWRQANGLSAGAAVALAPGSVGVSKRWTYYPEAARLLAERGLEVWVVGGPGEKGLAEEIVAAGGPGVRDLTGTDLRNGVLAMAAASVAISNDSGLMHIAAALGTPTMGIFGPTSPYLWAPLNGLAATVVQDKSVLSCQPCQSTICRMNDHHCMRDIAASEVVAIAQRVLREAGTRAMT from the coding sequence ATGAATAAAGATTCGCAATTTAGCGGAAATGACGATCGGAGCGACACGCGCCCGATCCTGATCGTCCCCTATATGTGGATCGGCGATTTCGTCCGGAATCACACCGTCGTGCGGGTCCTGAACGAGCGCTGGCCGAATCGGCCGGTCGATCTCCTGACCACGTCCCTGTGCGCGCCGCTGGTCGATTATATGCCCGGCGTGCGCCAGGGGATCGTCTGGGACCTGCCGCGCCGTCGCCTCGCCGTGGGCCGCCAGCTCGGCCTGGCGAAGCTCCTGCATGAGCGGAACTACGGGACCGCCCTGGTGCTGCCCCGGACCTGGAAAGCCGCCATCGCCCCGGCACTGGCGGGCATCCCCGAGCGGGTCGGCTTTGTCGGGGAGTTCCGGTTCGGCCTGCTCAACCGCTGGCGCTGGGGCGAAAAGCGGCTCCCTCGCTTCATCGACAAGAACGCCGCCCTGGCCCGGCCCGATGACGCACCGCTGCCCCCGGAATGGCCGGTGCCGCAATTGCGGGTTCCGGCCGAAGACATCGTCCGCTGGCGGCAGGCCAACGGCCTGAGCGCGGGTGCCGCCGTGGCGCTCGCCCCGGGCTCGGTCGGCGTCTCAAAGCGCTGGACCTACTATCCGGAAGCTGCCCGGCTGCTGGCCGAGCGGGGGCTGGAAGTTTGGGTGGTTGGCGGCCCCGGGGAAAAGGGCCTCGCCGAGGAGATCGTCGCCGCGGGCGGGCCGGGGGTGCGGGACCTGACCGGGACCGACCTGCGCAACGGCGTCCTGGCCATGGCGGCCGCCAGCGTCGCGATCTCCAACGATTCCGGGCTGATGCACATCGCGGCCGCCTTGGGGACACCGACCATGGGCATTTTTGGCCCGACCAGCCCTTACCTCTGGGCCCCCCTCAACGGCCTTGCCGCGACCGTGGTTCAGGACAAGAGCGTGCTGTCCTGCCAGCCCTGCCAAAGCACGATCTGCCGGATGAACGACCACCACTGCATGCGCGATATCGCGGCGTCAGAGGTCGTTGCGATTGCGCAGCGGGTGCTGAGGGAGGCCGGGACGCGGGCGATGACCTGA
- a CDS encoding IS1634 family transposase gives MFVARIPNRNSPPAILLRESYREGDKIKSRTLANLSHWPDEKIDALRRVLKGEELVSPAEQLRIERSLPHGHVAAVLGMARQLGLHRLVPDKPRRLARLALALIVARVIEPAAKLATARQLSEATAAHSLGELLDLSAVDEDELYEALDLLGTAQPGIEATLAKRHLHDGSLVLYDLTSSYLEGRHCELARHGYSRDGRSDKLQIVFGLLCAADGCPVAVEVFEGNTADPSTLAAQVDKLKARFKLSRVVLVGDRGMITSARIEADLMPAGLDWITALRAPAIRKLAEDGGPLQLSLFDDRDMAEITSPDFPGERLIVCRNPDLADERRRKRGELLAATEKDLARVKAAVQRQRNPLRGEDEIGLKVGAVLGKRKMAKHFHLAITDTSFDFSRIEDAIANEASLDGFYVLRTNVPAENLDTAATVRAYKSLAQVERAFRTIKTVELEVRPIHHRLAGRVRAHVFLCMLAYYIVWHMRRALAPILFDDHDREAADAARVSPVAKARVSAAARTKANRKHTHDGRPVHSFRTLLQDLATLTRNIVRIGQDAPAAMLTSPTPLQQDVFNRLGIPIAP, from the coding sequence ATGTTCGTCGCCCGCATTCCCAACCGCAACTCACCGCCCGCGATCCTGTTGCGCGAGAGCTATCGCGAGGGCGACAAGATCAAGTCGCGCACGCTGGCCAACCTGTCGCATTGGCCGGATGAGAAGATCGATGCGCTGCGCCGCGTCCTGAAAGGCGAGGAGCTGGTCTCGCCGGCCGAGCAACTGCGGATCGAGCGCTCGCTGCCGCACGGCCACGTGGCCGCGGTGCTCGGCATGGCGCGCCAGCTCGGACTGCATCGCCTTGTCCCGGACAAGCCCAGACGGTTGGCCAGGCTGGCTTTGGCCTTGATCGTGGCACGGGTGATCGAACCGGCCGCCAAGCTGGCCACGGCGCGCCAGCTCAGCGAGGCGACGGCGGCGCATTCGCTGGGCGAACTGCTCGATCTCAGCGCCGTCGACGAGGACGAGCTTTACGAAGCGCTCGACCTGCTCGGCACGGCCCAACCGGGGATCGAGGCGACGCTCGCCAAGCGCCATCTGCATGACGGCTCGCTGGTGCTCTACGATCTCACCTCCAGCTATCTGGAGGGGCGACATTGCGAATTGGCGCGGCATGGTTACAGCCGCGACGGTCGTTCCGACAAGCTGCAGATCGTGTTCGGCTTGCTGTGCGCCGCCGACGGCTGCCCGGTGGCGGTGGAGGTGTTCGAAGGTAACACCGCCGACCCGAGCACGCTGGCCGCGCAAGTCGACAAACTGAAGGCCCGCTTCAAGCTGTCGCGTGTGGTACTGGTCGGCGATCGCGGCATGATCACCAGCGCCCGTATCGAAGCCGATCTGATGCCGGCCGGGCTCGATTGGATCACCGCTCTGCGGGCGCCGGCGATCCGCAAGCTCGCCGAGGACGGCGGCCCGCTGCAATTGTCGCTGTTCGACGATCGCGATATGGCCGAGATCACGTCCCCCGACTTCCCCGGCGAGCGCCTGATCGTGTGCCGCAACCCGGATCTGGCCGACGAGCGTCGGCGCAAGCGCGGCGAGTTGCTGGCGGCGACCGAGAAGGATCTCGCCCGCGTCAAGGCCGCCGTGCAGCGTCAGCGCAACCCCTTGCGCGGCGAGGATGAGATCGGTCTGAAGGTCGGCGCCGTGCTGGGCAAGCGTAAGATGGCCAAGCACTTCCACCTCGCCATCACCGACACTTCGTTCGACTTCAGTCGGATCGAGGATGCCATCGCCAACGAAGCGTCGCTCGACGGCTTCTATGTGCTACGGACCAACGTGCCGGCCGAGAACCTCGACACCGCCGCCACGGTGCGTGCCTACAAGAGCCTGGCCCAGGTCGAACGCGCCTTCCGCACCATCAAGACCGTCGAACTGGAGGTGCGCCCGATCCACCATCGCCTCGCTGGCCGCGTGCGCGCCCACGTCTTCCTCTGCATGCTCGCTTATTACATCGTCTGGCACATGCGCCGCGCGCTGGCCCCGATCCTGTTCGACGATCACGACCGCGAGGCCGCCGACGCCGCGCGCGTCTCGCCCGTCGCCAAGGCCAGAGTCTCGGCCGCGGCCAGAACCAAGGCTAATCGCAAGCACACCCACGATGGCCGGCCCGTGCACAGCTTTCGAACGCTGTTGCAGGATCTCGCCACGCTCACACGCAACATCGTTCGCATCGGTCAGGACGCCCCGGCCGCTATGCTCACAAGTCCAACCCCACTACAACAAGACGTCTTCAATCGGCTCGGCATTCCTATCGCCCCATAA
- the rfaD gene encoding ADP-glyceromanno-heptose 6-epimerase has product MLLVTGGAGFIGSNVVAALNEAGRSVVVCDHLGTDGKWRNLAKRQLVDIVPPAELLEWLNGRKLDAVIHLGAISETTATDGDLVIETNFRLSMRLLDWCTANAVPLIYASSAATYGDGTEGFGDDASLAALKKLRPMNLYGWSKQLFDLAVAERATRGEKLPPQWAGLKFFNVFGPNEYHKGSMMSVLARRFDDVKAGRVVQLFKSHRDGIADGDQRRDFIYVDDVVRVIMWLLATPSVSGIFNVGTGKARSFKDLMLAAYAALGTRPNIEYIDMPEAIRGSYQYFTQSEVDRLHRAGYNGGFTTLENAVKAYVGDYLDRPDRFR; this is encoded by the coding sequence ATGTTGCTGGTGACCGGCGGGGCCGGTTTTATCGGATCGAATGTCGTCGCCGCGCTGAACGAGGCCGGTCGCAGCGTCGTGGTCTGTGATCACCTCGGCACCGACGGCAAGTGGCGCAACCTCGCCAAGCGGCAGCTTGTGGATATCGTCCCCCCGGCCGAGCTGCTCGAATGGCTGAACGGCCGCAAGCTCGACGCCGTGATCCATCTCGGGGCGATCTCGGAGACCACGGCGACCGACGGCGATCTCGTGATCGAAACCAATTTCCGCCTGTCGATGCGCCTGCTCGACTGGTGCACGGCGAATGCGGTGCCGTTGATCTATGCGTCCTCGGCGGCGACCTACGGCGACGGCACGGAAGGCTTTGGCGACGACGCCTCGCTGGCCGCGCTGAAGAAGCTGCGGCCCATGAACCTCTACGGCTGGAGCAAGCAGCTGTTCGATCTCGCCGTCGCCGAGCGCGCGACGCGCGGCGAAAAGCTGCCGCCGCAATGGGCGGGCTTGAAGTTCTTCAACGTGTTCGGCCCGAACGAGTACCACAAGGGCTCGATGATGAGCGTGCTGGCGCGCCGCTTCGACGACGTCAAAGCGGGCCGCGTCGTGCAATTGTTCAAGTCGCATCGCGACGGTATCGCCGATGGCGATCAGCGCCGCGATTTCATCTATGTCGACGACGTCGTGCGGGTGATCATGTGGCTGCTGGCGACGCCATCGGTGTCCGGCATCTTCAATGTCGGTACCGGCAAGGCGCGCAGCTTCAAGGACCTGATGCTCGCGGCCTATGCGGCGCTCGGCACCAGGCCCAACATCGAATACATCGACATGCCCGAGGCGATCCGCGGCAGCTATCAATACTTCACCCAGAGCGAGGTCGATCGTCTCCACCGTGCCGGCTATAACGGCGGCTTCACGACGCTGGAGAATGCGGTGAAGGCCTATGTCGGGGATTATCTCGACCGGCCCGATCGCTTTCGCTGA
- the galE gene encoding UDP-glucose 4-epimerase GalE, which translates to MTVLVTGGAGYIGSHTVLALAEAGEDVVVIDDLSTGFSTYLPEGVPLFIGDAGDENLLEGVITQHNIESIIHFAGSVVVPDSMRDPLGYYRNNFMTARNLLNVAVKRGINRFIFSSTAAVYGNPDQVPVPEHAPTRPLSPYGSSKLMTEIMLHDVGSAYGMQYVTLRYFNVAGADPQARIGLATVGATHLLKIAVEAATGQRAKIDVFGTDYPTQDGSCIRDFIHVTDLSQAHRSALAYLRNGGASTTLNCGYGRGYSVLETIDAVRRVSGRSFAVQYAPRRPGDIMTMVADTSRIRGLLDWKPQYDDLETIAAHALAWEDKLFRERHGELRHAVSA; encoded by the coding sequence ATGACTGTGCTAGTCACCGGCGGCGCCGGTTATATCGGAAGTCACACGGTTCTGGCGCTGGCGGAAGCCGGCGAGGACGTGGTCGTGATCGACGATCTCTCCACCGGTTTCTCCACCTATCTGCCGGAAGGCGTGCCGCTGTTCATTGGCGATGCCGGCGACGAGAACCTGCTCGAAGGCGTGATCACCCAGCACAACATCGAGAGCATCATCCATTTCGCCGGCTCCGTCGTGGTGCCGGATTCGATGCGCGATCCGCTCGGCTATTACCGCAACAACTTCATGACCGCGCGCAACCTGCTCAACGTCGCAGTCAAGCGCGGCATCAACCGCTTCATCTTCTCCTCGACCGCCGCCGTCTACGGCAATCCGGACCAGGTGCCCGTGCCCGAGCACGCGCCGACGCGGCCGCTGTCGCCCTACGGCTCGTCGAAGCTGATGACCGAGATCATGCTGCACGACGTCGGCTCCGCCTACGGCATGCAATATGTGACCTTGCGCTATTTCAACGTCGCCGGCGCCGATCCGCAGGCCCGCATCGGGCTTGCCACAGTCGGCGCCACGCATCTGCTCAAGATCGCGGTCGAGGCCGCCACCGGCCAGCGCGCCAAGATCGACGTGTTCGGCACCGATTATCCGACCCAGGACGGCAGCTGCATCCGCGACTTCATCCACGTTACGGATCTTTCGCAGGCCCATCGCTCGGCGCTCGCCTATTTGCGCAATGGCGGCGCCTCGACCACGCTGAATTGCGGCTATGGCCGCGGCTATTCGGTGCTGGAGACCATCGATGCCGTGCGGCGGGTTTCCGGCCGCAGCTTCGCCGTGCAATACGCGCCGCGCCGACCCGGCGACATCATGACCATGGTCGCCGACACCAGCCGCATCCGCGGCCTGCTCGACTGGAAGCCGCAATACGACGACCTCGAGACCATCGCGGCGCACGCGCTGGCCTGGGAGGACAAGCTGTTCCGCGAGCGCCATGGCGAGCTCCGCCACGCCGTCTCGGCCTAG